In one Phalacrocorax carbo chromosome 16, bPhaCar2.1, whole genome shotgun sequence genomic region, the following are encoded:
- the USP36 gene encoding ubiquitin carboxyl-terminal hydrolase 36 isoform X1 → MPGPPGPAMPIVEKLREVLKSARREVGEDGELGRLLAASAKKVLLQKIEFEPASRGFSCQLELLRGKYVLLNPQAEAAGHHRGPEERPPGKQGSGHTPGSHGDGVPVPQKVLFPAERLSMKWERIYRIGAGLQNLGNTCFLNSTVQCLTYTPPLANYLLSKEHSRTCHQGGFCMMCVMQNHMIQAFANSGNAIKPVSFIRDLKKIAQHLRFGNQEDAHEFLRYTIDAMQKACLNGCTKLDRQTQATTLVHQIFGGYLRSRVKCSVCKGVSDTYDPYLDLALEIRQAADIVRALELFVKSDLLGGENAYMCAKCKKKVSASKRFTIHRASNVLTLSLKRFASFGGDKITKDVGYPELLNIRPYMSQSNGDPVTYALYAVLVHSGYSCHAGHYYCYVKASNGQWYQMNDDLVRSSNIKVVLNQQAYVLFYLRMPSPSKSSEGPIAKAASSLPGHTGSISDPVKKTMTNGPLSSPVVGKRTDTLPGKKLPGPEEVGVPVARSTFETGLKLPNGTAPPKLPAGSPSPKLPLKATHTGTALPSDAAGRPKKQLSFPQLPPVPRAVQGFCDTNNASGAKEELPQQSSCESKRPPTSPKLLLEPSHIEEPGRSGDDGGTLERDSCGSSAASPVHSAVGKMAKASQKVKSRTDSFCTSQETDSGTDLPAGPSTEPTSLEDSKSPKLKSSPLSSATLELSSMMSPPPAKKLALSAKKGSTPRKASGSDRHTQPHPQFAGHTYPTNTTHPDSTPWPFGKSRLSSSALKLPNPEKPACSFNLNSAPQPSASLLTNGSTAPPSHHITPCSREKEPSKVTPGSSKKKHRKQHHGADGSPCVPAVKGKDDVSSPPRKNNLAQEGSVSLTGKEAAGECSRSGREVPDWQNLESSPKQHVSDPSTYLDTEPISPLKKKKKKKRRMEEAEEHCPRMLSSGSSRRAEMEPQRTKQRWSVEAGAGESEHRKRKQRESLSSPVLELPAANGIDAMDSTPVAVCAWDNQAGDEYGCCPAALSPELSQGASTAPGSQEASSVVEELLRNSLDKAYGKQVLTWEGEISAVSQDAIQDAAWARSETVIDEWDEEFDRGKVKKIKKLKRERRRRFNPFQQLQSKRNFWSVTHPAKVASLSYRL, encoded by the exons ATG ccggggccgccgggccccgccatGCCGATCGTGGAGAAGCTGAGGGAGGTGCTGAAGTCGGCCCGGCGGGAGGTGGGCGAGGATGGTGAGCTGGGCCGGCTGCTGGCCGCCTCGGCCAAGaaggtgctgctgcagaagatCGAGTTCGAGCCCGCCAGCCGCGGCTTCTCCtgccagctggagctgctgcggggGAAGTACGTGCTGCTCAACCCCCAGGCCGAGGCCGCCGGCCACCACCGCGGCCCTGAGGAGCGGCCGCCTGGCAAGCAGG GCAGCGGCCATACCCCTGGGAGCCACGGGGATGGGGTCCCTGTGCCTCAGAAGGTGCTCTTCCCTGCGGAGCGCCTCTCCATGAAGTGGGAGCGGATCTACCGGATCGGCGCTGGGCTTCAAAACCTAGGGAACACCTGCTTCCTCAACTCTACGgtgcagtgcctgacctacacGCCGCCGCTCGCCAACTATCTGCTCTCCAAGGAGCACAGCCGCACCT GTCACCAAGGAGGCTTTTGCATGATGTGCGTTATGCAGAACCACATGATCCAGGCTTTTGCCAACAGCGGCAACGCAATAAAGCCAGTGTCCTTCATCCGAGACCTCAAGA aGATCGCCCAGCACTTACGCTTCGGCAACCAGGAGGATGCACACGAGTTCCTGCGTTACACCATTGATGCCATGCAGAAGGCCTGCCTGAATGGCTGTACCAA GTTGGATCGCCAGACCCAGGCCACGACGCTGGTTCACCAGATCTTTGGCGGTTATCTGCGGTCCCGTG tgaaGTGCTCAGTGTGCAAGGGTGTCTCGGACACCTATGACCCTTACCTGGACCTGGCACTGGAGATCAGG CAAGCCGCAGACATAGTGCGTGCACTGGAGCTGTTTGTGAAGTCAGACTTGCTGGGTGGGGAGAACGCCTACATGTGTGCCAA ATGCAAGAAGAAAGTGTCAGCCAGCAAACGCTTCACCATCCACCGAGCTTCCAATGTTCTCACGCTCTCGCTGAAGCGCTTTGCCAGCTTTGGTGGAGACAAAATCACAAAG GACGTGGGGTACCCTGAGCTCTTGAACATCCGCCCTTACATGTCTCAGAGCAATGGGGATCCTGTCACGTATGCGCTCTATGCAGTGCTGGTGCACTCTGGGTACAGCTGTCATGCAGGGCACTACTACTGCTACGTGAAG gcCAGCAATGGGCAGTGGTATCAAATGAACGATGACCTGGTCCGCTCCAGCAACATCAAAGTGGTCCTCAACCAGCAGGCCTATGTGCTGTTCTACCTGAG AATGCCCAGCCCTAGCAAGAGCTCAGAGGGGCCCATTGCCAAAGctgcctccagcctgcctggccaCACTGGCAGCATCTCTGATCCGGTCAAGAAAACCATGACCAATGGGCCCCTGTCTTCACCAGTGGTGGGCAAG AGAACAGACACGCTGCCAGGGAAGAAGCTGCCAGGACCAGAGGAGGTTGGAGTCCCTGTGGCCCGTAGCACGTTCGAGACAGGGCTGAAGCTGCCAAATGGAACTGCTCCACCGAAGCTGCCTGCTGGGTCCCCATCACCCAAACTGCCCCTCAAAGCCACCCACACGGGCACAGCGCTGCCCAGCGATGCAGCTGGGAGGCCCAAGAAGCAGCTCTCCTTCCCACAGCTGCCTCCTGTGCCCAGAGCAGTTCAGGGCTTCTGCGACACCAACAATGCAAGTGGGGCCAAAGAAGAGCTGCCCCAGCAGAGCTCCTGCGAGAGCAAGCGGCCACCTACCTCAcccaagctgctgctggagcccagccACATCGAGGAGCCTGGACGCAGTGGGGACGATGGTGGGACCCTGGAGAGGGACTCTTgtggcagcagtgctgctaGCCCAGTGCACAGTGCAGTGGGGAAGATGGCCAAAGCGTCCCAGAAGGTCAAGAGCAGAACCGACAGCTTCTGCACCTCTCAGGAAACAGACTCTGGCACAGACCTCCCTGCTGGCCCCAGCACCGAGCCAACTTCCCTTGAAGACTCCAAGTCGCCAAAATTGAAATCCTCCCCGTTGTCCAGCGCCACTCTGGAGCTGAGCAGTATGATGTCACCACCACCGGCCAAGAAGCTGGCACTCTCTGCCAAAAAG GGCAGCACCCCGCGGAAGGCGAGCGGAAGTGACCGCCACACACAACCTCACCCACAATTTGCTGGCCACACCTACCCCACGAACACCACCCACCCTGACTCCACTCCCTGGCCTTTTGGCAAGTCGAG ACTGTCCTCATCTGCTCTCAAACTGCCAAATCCTGAAAAGCCTGCCTGCAGCTTCAACCTCAACTCAGCTCCTCAGCCCTCAGCTTCCCTCCTGACCAACGGTTCCACTGCCCCCCCTTCGCACCACATtactccctgcagcagggagaaggagcCCAGCAAGGTTACCCCTGGCTCCTCCAAAAAGAAGCACCGAAAGCAGCATCATGGAGCAGATGGCAGCCCTTGTGTTCCAGCTGTGAAGGGCAAGGATGATgtctccagccctcccaggaAGAATAATCTTGCTCAGGAGGGCTCAGTGTCCCTCACAGGGAAGGAGGCGGCAGGTGAGTGTTCCAGAAGTGGCAGGGAGGTGCCAGACTGGCAGAACCTGGAGAGCAGTCCAAAGCAACATGTGTCAGACCCCAGTACTTACCTGGACACGGAGCCCATCTCCCCCctcaagaagaagaagaagaagaagaggaggatggaggaggcaGAAGAGCACTGCCCTAGGATGCTGTCCTCGGGCAG CTCTAGGAGGGCTGAGATGGAGCCCCAGAGGACAAAACAGCGTTGGAGCGtggaggctggggctggagagagTGAGCACCGCAAGCGCAAGCAGAGGGAAAGCCTCAGCAGCCCGGTGTTGGAGCTGCCAGCTGCCAACGGTATCGATGCCATGGACAGTACCCCAG TGGCAGTGTGTGCCTGGGACAACCAGGCTGGAGATGAGTACGGGTGCTGCCCAGCTGCCCTGAGCCCTGAGCTCAGCCAGGGAGCAAGCACAGCACCTGGGAGCCAGGAGGCGTCCAGTGTGGTGGAGGAGCTGCTCAGGAACTCCTTGGACAAGGCTTACGGCAAACAAG TCTTGACCTGGGAGGGTGAGATCTCAGCTGTCAGCCAGGATGCCATTCAGGATGCAGCGTGGGCCCGGAGTGAGACTGTCATCGATGAGTGGGATGAGGAGTTTGACAGGGGGAAG gtgaagaagattaaaaaacTGAAGCGGGAGCGGAGGAGACGCTTCAATcccttccagcagctgcagagcaagcGCAACTTCTGGTCGGTGACGCATCCTGCCAAGGTGGCCAGCCTGAGCTATCGGCTCTGA
- the USP36 gene encoding ubiquitin carboxyl-terminal hydrolase 36 isoform X2: MPIVEKLREVLKSARREVGEDGELGRLLAASAKKVLLQKIEFEPASRGFSCQLELLRGKYVLLNPQAEAAGHHRGPEERPPGKQGSGHTPGSHGDGVPVPQKVLFPAERLSMKWERIYRIGAGLQNLGNTCFLNSTVQCLTYTPPLANYLLSKEHSRTCHQGGFCMMCVMQNHMIQAFANSGNAIKPVSFIRDLKKIAQHLRFGNQEDAHEFLRYTIDAMQKACLNGCTKLDRQTQATTLVHQIFGGYLRSRVKCSVCKGVSDTYDPYLDLALEIRQAADIVRALELFVKSDLLGGENAYMCAKCKKKVSASKRFTIHRASNVLTLSLKRFASFGGDKITKDVGYPELLNIRPYMSQSNGDPVTYALYAVLVHSGYSCHAGHYYCYVKASNGQWYQMNDDLVRSSNIKVVLNQQAYVLFYLRMPSPSKSSEGPIAKAASSLPGHTGSISDPVKKTMTNGPLSSPVVGKRTDTLPGKKLPGPEEVGVPVARSTFETGLKLPNGTAPPKLPAGSPSPKLPLKATHTGTALPSDAAGRPKKQLSFPQLPPVPRAVQGFCDTNNASGAKEELPQQSSCESKRPPTSPKLLLEPSHIEEPGRSGDDGGTLERDSCGSSAASPVHSAVGKMAKASQKVKSRTDSFCTSQETDSGTDLPAGPSTEPTSLEDSKSPKLKSSPLSSATLELSSMMSPPPAKKLALSAKKGSTPRKASGSDRHTQPHPQFAGHTYPTNTTHPDSTPWPFGKSRLSSSALKLPNPEKPACSFNLNSAPQPSASLLTNGSTAPPSHHITPCSREKEPSKVTPGSSKKKHRKQHHGADGSPCVPAVKGKDDVSSPPRKNNLAQEGSVSLTGKEAAGECSRSGREVPDWQNLESSPKQHVSDPSTYLDTEPISPLKKKKKKKRRMEEAEEHCPRMLSSGSSRRAEMEPQRTKQRWSVEAGAGESEHRKRKQRESLSSPVLELPAANGIDAMDSTPVAVCAWDNQAGDEYGCCPAALSPELSQGASTAPGSQEASSVVEELLRNSLDKAYGKQVLTWEGEISAVSQDAIQDAAWARSETVIDEWDEEFDRGKVKKIKKLKRERRRRFNPFQQLQSKRNFWSVTHPAKVASLSYRL, encoded by the exons atGCCGATCGTGGAGAAGCTGAGGGAGGTGCTGAAGTCGGCCCGGCGGGAGGTGGGCGAGGATGGTGAGCTGGGCCGGCTGCTGGCCGCCTCGGCCAAGaaggtgctgctgcagaagatCGAGTTCGAGCCCGCCAGCCGCGGCTTCTCCtgccagctggagctgctgcggggGAAGTACGTGCTGCTCAACCCCCAGGCCGAGGCCGCCGGCCACCACCGCGGCCCTGAGGAGCGGCCGCCTGGCAAGCAGG GCAGCGGCCATACCCCTGGGAGCCACGGGGATGGGGTCCCTGTGCCTCAGAAGGTGCTCTTCCCTGCGGAGCGCCTCTCCATGAAGTGGGAGCGGATCTACCGGATCGGCGCTGGGCTTCAAAACCTAGGGAACACCTGCTTCCTCAACTCTACGgtgcagtgcctgacctacacGCCGCCGCTCGCCAACTATCTGCTCTCCAAGGAGCACAGCCGCACCT GTCACCAAGGAGGCTTTTGCATGATGTGCGTTATGCAGAACCACATGATCCAGGCTTTTGCCAACAGCGGCAACGCAATAAAGCCAGTGTCCTTCATCCGAGACCTCAAGA aGATCGCCCAGCACTTACGCTTCGGCAACCAGGAGGATGCACACGAGTTCCTGCGTTACACCATTGATGCCATGCAGAAGGCCTGCCTGAATGGCTGTACCAA GTTGGATCGCCAGACCCAGGCCACGACGCTGGTTCACCAGATCTTTGGCGGTTATCTGCGGTCCCGTG tgaaGTGCTCAGTGTGCAAGGGTGTCTCGGACACCTATGACCCTTACCTGGACCTGGCACTGGAGATCAGG CAAGCCGCAGACATAGTGCGTGCACTGGAGCTGTTTGTGAAGTCAGACTTGCTGGGTGGGGAGAACGCCTACATGTGTGCCAA ATGCAAGAAGAAAGTGTCAGCCAGCAAACGCTTCACCATCCACCGAGCTTCCAATGTTCTCACGCTCTCGCTGAAGCGCTTTGCCAGCTTTGGTGGAGACAAAATCACAAAG GACGTGGGGTACCCTGAGCTCTTGAACATCCGCCCTTACATGTCTCAGAGCAATGGGGATCCTGTCACGTATGCGCTCTATGCAGTGCTGGTGCACTCTGGGTACAGCTGTCATGCAGGGCACTACTACTGCTACGTGAAG gcCAGCAATGGGCAGTGGTATCAAATGAACGATGACCTGGTCCGCTCCAGCAACATCAAAGTGGTCCTCAACCAGCAGGCCTATGTGCTGTTCTACCTGAG AATGCCCAGCCCTAGCAAGAGCTCAGAGGGGCCCATTGCCAAAGctgcctccagcctgcctggccaCACTGGCAGCATCTCTGATCCGGTCAAGAAAACCATGACCAATGGGCCCCTGTCTTCACCAGTGGTGGGCAAG AGAACAGACACGCTGCCAGGGAAGAAGCTGCCAGGACCAGAGGAGGTTGGAGTCCCTGTGGCCCGTAGCACGTTCGAGACAGGGCTGAAGCTGCCAAATGGAACTGCTCCACCGAAGCTGCCTGCTGGGTCCCCATCACCCAAACTGCCCCTCAAAGCCACCCACACGGGCACAGCGCTGCCCAGCGATGCAGCTGGGAGGCCCAAGAAGCAGCTCTCCTTCCCACAGCTGCCTCCTGTGCCCAGAGCAGTTCAGGGCTTCTGCGACACCAACAATGCAAGTGGGGCCAAAGAAGAGCTGCCCCAGCAGAGCTCCTGCGAGAGCAAGCGGCCACCTACCTCAcccaagctgctgctggagcccagccACATCGAGGAGCCTGGACGCAGTGGGGACGATGGTGGGACCCTGGAGAGGGACTCTTgtggcagcagtgctgctaGCCCAGTGCACAGTGCAGTGGGGAAGATGGCCAAAGCGTCCCAGAAGGTCAAGAGCAGAACCGACAGCTTCTGCACCTCTCAGGAAACAGACTCTGGCACAGACCTCCCTGCTGGCCCCAGCACCGAGCCAACTTCCCTTGAAGACTCCAAGTCGCCAAAATTGAAATCCTCCCCGTTGTCCAGCGCCACTCTGGAGCTGAGCAGTATGATGTCACCACCACCGGCCAAGAAGCTGGCACTCTCTGCCAAAAAG GGCAGCACCCCGCGGAAGGCGAGCGGAAGTGACCGCCACACACAACCTCACCCACAATTTGCTGGCCACACCTACCCCACGAACACCACCCACCCTGACTCCACTCCCTGGCCTTTTGGCAAGTCGAG ACTGTCCTCATCTGCTCTCAAACTGCCAAATCCTGAAAAGCCTGCCTGCAGCTTCAACCTCAACTCAGCTCCTCAGCCCTCAGCTTCCCTCCTGACCAACGGTTCCACTGCCCCCCCTTCGCACCACATtactccctgcagcagggagaaggagcCCAGCAAGGTTACCCCTGGCTCCTCCAAAAAGAAGCACCGAAAGCAGCATCATGGAGCAGATGGCAGCCCTTGTGTTCCAGCTGTGAAGGGCAAGGATGATgtctccagccctcccaggaAGAATAATCTTGCTCAGGAGGGCTCAGTGTCCCTCACAGGGAAGGAGGCGGCAGGTGAGTGTTCCAGAAGTGGCAGGGAGGTGCCAGACTGGCAGAACCTGGAGAGCAGTCCAAAGCAACATGTGTCAGACCCCAGTACTTACCTGGACACGGAGCCCATCTCCCCCctcaagaagaagaagaagaagaagaggaggatggaggaggcaGAAGAGCACTGCCCTAGGATGCTGTCCTCGGGCAG CTCTAGGAGGGCTGAGATGGAGCCCCAGAGGACAAAACAGCGTTGGAGCGtggaggctggggctggagagagTGAGCACCGCAAGCGCAAGCAGAGGGAAAGCCTCAGCAGCCCGGTGTTGGAGCTGCCAGCTGCCAACGGTATCGATGCCATGGACAGTACCCCAG TGGCAGTGTGTGCCTGGGACAACCAGGCTGGAGATGAGTACGGGTGCTGCCCAGCTGCCCTGAGCCCTGAGCTCAGCCAGGGAGCAAGCACAGCACCTGGGAGCCAGGAGGCGTCCAGTGTGGTGGAGGAGCTGCTCAGGAACTCCTTGGACAAGGCTTACGGCAAACAAG TCTTGACCTGGGAGGGTGAGATCTCAGCTGTCAGCCAGGATGCCATTCAGGATGCAGCGTGGGCCCGGAGTGAGACTGTCATCGATGAGTGGGATGAGGAGTTTGACAGGGGGAAG gtgaagaagattaaaaaacTGAAGCGGGAGCGGAGGAGACGCTTCAATcccttccagcagctgcagagcaagcGCAACTTCTGGTCGGTGACGCATCCTGCCAAGGTGGCCAGCCTGAGCTATCGGCTCTGA